A region of Phocoena phocoena chromosome 17, mPhoPho1.1, whole genome shotgun sequence DNA encodes the following proteins:
- the GPAA1 gene encoding glycosylphosphatidylinositol anchor attachment 1 protein, with product MGLLSDPVRRRALARLVLRLNAPLCVLSYVAGIAWFLALAFPPLTQRTYMSENAMGSTMVEEQFAGGERARSFARDFAAHRRKSGALPVAWLERTMRSVGLEVYTQSFSRKLPFPDETHERYMVSGINVYGILRAPRAASTESLVLTVPCGPESPNSQAVGLMLALAAHFRGQIYWAKDIIFLVTEHDLLGSEAWLEAYHDINVTGMQSSPLQGRAGAIQAAVALELSSDVVTSLDVAVEGLNGQLPNLDLLNLFQTFCQKGGLLCTLQGKLQPQDWTSADGPLQGVQTLLLMALQQASGHPHGAHGLFLRYRVEALTLRGVNSFRQYKYDLVAVGKALEGMFRKLNHLLERLHQSFFFYLLPTLSRFVSIGLYMPAAGFLLLVLGLKALELWVQLHEAGVGPEEAGGTPGSSPPLPATQRVGLASLVAPLLISQAVGLALYVLPVLGQHVAAQHFPVAEAEAVVLTLLAVYAAGLALPHSTHWVLSTQAPDRSWMALKLVALIYLALQLACITLTNFSLGFLLAATMVPGAALTKPSGPRPLRAALLVLTSPAAALLGGLFLWQRLQEAPVSLAEGWRLFLAVLAQGVLAHHTYGALLFPLLALGLFPCWLLFWNVLFWKR from the exons ATGGGCCTCCTGTCGGACCCGGTGCGCCGGCGCGCGCTTGCCCGCCTCGTGCTGCGCCTCAACGCGCCGCTCTG CGTGCTGAGCTACGTGGCGGGCATCGCCTGGTTCCTGGCGCTGGCTTTCCCGCCGCTGACCCAGCGCACTTACATGTCGGAGAACGCCATGGGCTCCACCATGGTGGAGGAGCAGTTTGCGGGCGGAGAGCGTGCCCGAAGCTTTGCCCGGGACTTCGCTGCCCACCGCAGGAAGTCGGG GGCTCTGCCAGTGGCTTGGCTGGAGCGGACGATGCGGTCAGTGGGGCTGGAGGTCTACACGCAGAGTTTTTCCCGGAAACTGCCCTTTCCAGATGAGACTCACGAGCGCTAT ATGGTGTCGGGCATCAACGTGTACGGCATCCTTCGGGCACCGCGCGCTGCCAGCACTGAGTCCCTGGTGCTCACCGTGCCCTGTGGCCCTGAGTCTCCCAACAGCCAGGCTGTGGGGCTGATGCTGGCACTTGCTGCCCACTTCCGGG GGCAGATTTACTGGGCCAAAGACATCATCTTCCTGGTGACAGAACACGACCTTCTGGGCTCTGAGGCTTGGCTTGAAGCCTACCACGACATCAATGTCACTG GTATGCAGTCATCGCCTCTGCAGGGCCGGGCTGGGGCCATCCAGGCAGCCGTGGCCCTGGAGCTGAGCAGTGATGTGGTCACTAGCCTCGACGTGGCTGTGGAGGGGCTCAACGGACAGCTGCCCAACCTGGACCTGCTCAACCTCTTCCAGACCTTCTGCCAGAAAGGGGGGCTCCTGTGCACGCTGCAGGGCAAG CTGCAGCCCCAGGACTGGACATCAGCGGACGGGCCGCTGCAGGGTGTGCAAACGCTGCTGCTCATGGCTCTGCAGCAGGCCTCTGGCCACCCCCACGGCGCCCACGGCCTCTTCCTGCGCTACCGCGTGGAGGCTCTAACTCTCCGAGGCGTCAATAGCTTCCGCCAGTATAAGTATGACCTGGTGGCGGTCGGCAA GGCTCTGGAGGGCATGTTCCGCAAACTCAACCACCTCCTGGAGCGCCTGCACCAGTCCTTCTTCTTCTACCTGCTCCCCACGCTCTCCCGCTTCGTCTCCATCGGCCTCTACATGCCTGCCGCCGGCTTTTTGCTCCTGGTCCTTGGTCTCAAG GCTCTGGAACTGTGGGTGCAGCTGCATGAGGCTGGAGTGGGTCCTGAGGAAGCTGGGGGGACCCCTGGGTCCAGTCCTCCCCTCCCTGCAACACAG CGCGTGGGGCTGGCCTCGCTCGTGGCACCCTTGCTGATCTCCCAGGCTGTGGGCCTGGCCCTCTACGTCCTCCCAGTGCTGGGTCAACACGTGGCTGCCCAGCACTTCCCTGTGGCTGAGGCAGAGGCCGTGGTGCTGACGCTGCTGGCCGTCTATGCAGCTGGCCTGGCCCTTCCACATAGCACCCACTG GGTGCTGAGCACACAGGCCCCAGACAGGAGCTGGATGGCGCTGAAGCTGGTGGCCCTGATCTACCTGGCACTACAGCTGGCCTGCATCACCCTCACCAACTTCTCCCTGGGCTTTCTGCTGGCTGCCACCATGGTGCCCGGCGCCGCACTCACCAAGCCCTCCGGGCCCCG GCCACTCCGTGCTGCCCTGCTGGTGCTGACAAGCCCAGCAGCTGCGCTCCTTGGCGGCCTGTTCCTGTGGCAGCGGCTGCAGGAGGCGCCGGTCTCCCTGGCCGAGGGCTGGCGGCTCTTCCTGGCCGTGCTGGCTCAGGGCGTGCTGGCGCACCACACCTATGGCGCCCTGCTCTTCCCACTGCTGGCGCTGGGCCTCTTCCCCTGCTGGCTCCTCTTCTGGAATGTTCTCTTCTGGAAGCGCTGA
- the EXOSC4 gene encoding exosome complex component RRP41, producing the protein MAGLELLSDQGYRVDGRRAGELRKIQARMGVFAQADGSAYIEQGNTKALAVVYGPHEIRGSRARALPDRALVNCQYSSATFSTGERKRRPHGDRKSCEMGLQLRQTFEAAVLTQLHPRSQIDIYVQVLQADGGTYAACVNAATLAVLDAGIPMRDFVCACSAGFVDGTALADLSHVEEAAGGPQLALALLPSSGQIALLEMDARLHEDQLEQVLEAAAQAARDVHTLLDRVVRQHVQEASILLGD; encoded by the exons ATGGCGGGACTGGAGCTTCTGTCGGACCAGGGCTACCGGGTGGACGGGCGGCGCGCCGGGGAGCTGCGTAAGATCCAGGCGCGGATGGGTGTATTCGCGCAGGCCGACGGCTCGGCCTACATCGAGCAGGGCAACACCAAGGCGTTAGCGGTGGTCTACGGGCCTCACGAG ATCCGGGGCTCCCGGGCACGAGCCCTGCCTGACAGGGCCCTGGTGAACTGTCAGTACAGTTCTGCGACCTTCAGCACAGGTGAGCGCAAGCGGCGGCCGCACGGGGACCGTAAATCCTGCGAGATGGGCCTGCAGTTGCGTCAAACCTTCGAGGCAGCCGTCCTTACACAGCTGCATCCACGCTCCCAGATTGATATCTATGTGCAG GTGCTGCAGGCAGATGGTGGCACCTACGCGGCTTGTGTGAATGCAGCCACGCTGGCAGTGTTGGATGCAGGGATACCCATGCGGGACTTTGTGTGTGCCTGCTCAGCTGGCTTTGTGGATGGGACAGCCCTGGCAGACCTCAGCCACGTGGAGGAAGCAGCTGGCGGCCCCcagctggccctggccctgctcccGTCCTCAGGCCAGATTGCACTGCTTGAGATGGATGCCAGGCTGCATGAGGACCAGCTGGAGCAGGTGCTAGAGGCTGCTGCCCAGGCCGCCCGAGATGTACATACCCTACTGGACCGTGTGGTCCGGCAGCACGTCCAGGAGGCCTCTATCTTGCTGGGGGACTGA
- the OPLAH gene encoding 5-oxoprolinase, which yields MGSPEGRFHFAIDRGGTFTDVFAQCPGGHVRVLKLLSEDPANYVDAPTEGIRRILEQEGGMLLPRDRPLDTSRIASIRMGTTVATNALLERRGERVALLVTRGFRDLLHVGTQAREDLFDLAVPMPEMLYEEVLEVDERVVLYRGEPGAGMPVKGRTGDLLEVQQPVDLGGLRGKLEGLLSRGIRSLAVVLMHSYTWAQHEQQVGALAHELGFTHVSLSSEAMPMVRIVPRGHTACADAYLTPTIQRYVQGFRRGFQGQLKDVQVLFMRSDGGLAPMDSFSGSRAVLSGPAGGVVGYAATTYRVEGGHPVIGFDMGGTSTDVSRYAGEFEHVFEASTAGVTLQAPQLDINTVAAGGGSRLFFRSGLFVVGPESAGAHPGPACYRKGGPVTVTDANLVLGRLLPASFPRIFGPGEDQPLSPEASRKALEAVATEVNSFLTNGPCPASPLSLEEVAMGFVRVANEAMCRPIRALTQARGHDPSAHVLACFGGAGGQHACAIARALGMDTVHIHRHSGLLSALGLALADVVHEAQEPCSLPYAPETFVQLDQRLSRLEEQCVDALRAQGFPRAQISTESFLHLRYQGTDCALMVSAHQHPATAHSPRAGDFGAGFVERYMREFGFIIPERPVVVDDVRVRGTGRSGLRLEYVPKAQSGPPRVDKTTRCYFEGGYQETPVYLLGELGAGHKLQGPCLLIDSNSTILVEPACQAEVTETGDIRISVGAEAPGTVGAQLDPIHLSIFSHRFMSIAEQMGRILQRTAISTNIKERLDFSCALFGPDGGLVSNAPHIPVHLGAMQETVQFQIQHLGADLHPGDVLLSNHPCAGGSHLPDLTVITPVFWPGQTRPVFYVASRGHHADIGGITPGSMPPHSTTLQQEGAVFLSFRLVQAGVFQEEAVTEALRAPGKIPGCSGTRNLHDNLSDLRAQVAANQKGIQLVGELIGQYGLDVVQAYMGHIQANAELAVRDMLRAFGTSRQARGLPLEVSAEDHMDDGSPIRLRVQINVSEGSAVFDFSGTGPEVFGNLNAPRAITLSALIYCLRCLVGRDIPLNQGCLAPVRVVIPKGSILDPSPEAAVVGGNVLTSQRVVDVILGAFGACAASQGCMNNVTLGNTHMGYYETVAGGAGAGPGWHGRSGVHSHMTNTRITDPEILESRYPVILRRFELRLGSGGRGRFRGGDGVIRELLFREEALLSVLTERRAFQPYGLMGGEPGTRGLNLLIRKDGRIVNLGGKTSVLVSPGDVFCLHTPGGGGYGDPEDPAPLPASLLQPLAFPERGSVYEYRRAQETV from the exons ATGGGCAGCCCGGAGGGGCGCTTCCACTTTGCCATTGACCGCGGAGGCACCTTCACAGATGTCTTTGCCCAGTGCCCAGGGGGGCACGTGAGGGTCTTAAAGCTGCTCTCAGAAGACCCCGCCAACTATGTGGATGCCCCCACCGAGGGCATCCGCCGCATCCTGGAGCAG GAGGGGGGCATGCTGTTGCCGCGGGACCGGCCGCTGGATACCAGTCGCATCGCCAGCATCCGCATGGGCACCACGGTAGCTACCAACGCGCTGCTGGAACGGCGCGGGGAGCGGGTGGCACTGCTGGTGACTCGCGGCTTCCGAGACCTGCTGCATGTGGGCACCCAGGCCCGTGAAGACCTCTTTGACCTG GCCGTGCCCATGCCCGAGATGCTGTACGAGGAGGTGCTGGAAGTGGACGAGCGTGTGGTGCTGTATCGAGGGGAGCCAGGTGCTGGGATGCCCGTGAAAG GCCGCACAGGGGACCTGCTGGAGGTGCAGCAGCCTGTGGACCTGGGGGGCCTGCGAGGGAAGCTGGAGGGGCTCCTGTCTCGAGGCATCCGCAGCCTGGCCGTGGTGCTCATGCACTCATACAC GTGGGCCCAGCACGAGCAGCAGGTGGGCGCCCTGGCCCACGAGCTGGGCTTCACACACGTGTCACTGTCCTCGGAGGCCATGCCCATGGTGCGTATCGTGCCCCGGGGGCACACTGCCTGCGCTGACGCCTACCTCACACCCACCATCCAGCGCTACGTGCAGGGCTTCCGCCGTGGCTTCCAGGGTCAGCTCAAG GACGTGCAGGTGCTGTTCATGCGCTCCGATGGTGGCCTGGCGCCCATGGACTCCTTCAGTGGCTCCCGCGCTGTGCTCTCGGGCCCTGCTGGGGGCGTGGTTGGTTACGCAGCCACCACCTACCGGGTGGAGGGTGGCCATCCTGTCATCGGCTTTGACATGGGAG GCACGTCTACCGACGTGAGCCGCTATGCTGGCGAATTTGAACACGTCTTCGAGGCCAGCACAGCTGGTGTCACCCTCCAGGCCCCCCAGCTGGACATCAACACTGTGGCAGCTGGTGGGGGCTCCCGCCTCTTCTTCAG GTCAGGCCTCTTCGTGGTGGGGCCAGAGTCTGCAGGAGCCCACCCTGGCCCCGCCTGCTACCGCAAAG GAGGCCCCGTGACCGTGACGGATGCTAATCTGGTCCTGGGTCGCCTGCTGCCTGCCTCCTTCCCCCGCATTTTTGGGCCGGGAGAGGACCAGCCACTGTCCCCGGAGGCGTCCCGAAAGGCCCTGGAGGCTGTGGCCACTGAGGTCAACAGCTTCCTGACCAACGGGCCTTGTCCGGCCTCCCCACTGAGCCTGGAGGAGGTGGCCATGGGGTTTGTGCGTGTGGCCAACGAGGCCATGTGCCGGCCCATCCGTGCGCTCACGCAG GCACGAGGCCACGACCCCTCGGCCCACGTGCTGGCTTGCTTTGGGGGAGCTGGTGGGCAGCATGCTTGCGCCATCGCCCGGGCCCTGGGCATGGACACCGTGCACATTCACAG GCATAGCGGGCTGCTGTCAGCACTGGGCCTGGCCCTGGCAGACGTGGTACACGAGGCACAGgagccctgctccctgccctaTGCTCCCGAGACCTTTGTGCAGCTGGACCAGAGGCTGAGCCGCCTGGAGGAGCAGTGTGTGGATGCCTTGCGGGCCCAGGGCTTCCCCAG GGCTCAGATCAGCACCGAGAGCTTCCTGCACCTGCGCTACCAGGGCACGGACTGCGCCCTGATGGTGTCCGCCCACCAGCACCCGGCCACTGCCCACTCACCCCGAGCCGGCGACTTTGGGGCAGGCTTCGTCGAGAG GTACATGAGGGAGTTTGGCTTCATCATCCCTGAGCGGCCAGTGGTGGTGGACGACGTGCGGGTGAGGGGCACTGGCCGCAGTGGCCTTCGCCTCGAGTACGTCCCGAAAGCCCAGAGTGGGCCTCCCCGGGTAGACAAG ACGACCCGTTGCTACTTCGAGGGGGGCTACCAGGAGACTCCCGTGTACCTGTTGGGCGAGCTGGGCGCCGGGCACAAGCTGCAGGGGCCCTGCCTCCTCATTGACAGCAACAG TACCATCCTGGTGGAACCAGCCTGCCAGGCGGAGGTGACTGAGACTGGGGACATCCGCATCTCCGTGGGGGCTGAGGCCCCCGGCACGGTGGGTGCCCAGCTCGACCCCATCCACCTGTCCATCTTCTCCCATCGCTTCATGAGCATTGCTG AGCAGATGGGCCGCATCCTGCAGCGCACGGCCATCTCCACCAACATCAAGGAGCGCCTGGACTTCTCCTGCGCCCTCTTTGGACCTGACGGGGGGTTGGTCTCCAACGCCCCTCACATCCCTGTGCACCTGGGTGCCATGCAGGAGACGGTGCAGTTCCAG ATCCAGCACTTGGGGGCTGACCTCCATCCCGGCGACGTGCTACTGAGCAACCACCCCTGCGCGGGGGGCAGCCACCTGCCAGACCTGACCGTCATCACACCG GTGTTTTGGCCGGGTCAGACGCGGCCTGTGTTCTACGTGGCCAGCCGTGGGCACCACGCGGACATTGGGGGCATCACACCGGGCTCCATGCCCCCCCACTCCACCACCCTGCAGCAGGAGGGCGCCGTCTTTCTGTCCTTCAGACTCGTCCAGGCGGGTGTCTTCCAGGAGGAGG CGGTAACTGAAGCCCTGCGGGCACCAGGCAAGATTCCAGGCTGCAGCGGAACACGGAACCTGCACGACAACCTGTCAGATCTGCGTGCCCAGGTGGCAGCCAACCAGAAGGGCATCCAGCTGGTGGGCGAGCTCATTGGGCAGTACGGCCTGGATGTGGTGCAGGCCTACATGGGCCACATTCAG GCGAACGCTGAGCTAGCTGTGCGAGACATGCTTCGGGCCTTTGGAACCTCCCGGCAGGCCCGGGGCCTGCCCCTGGAGGTGTCTGCAGAGGACCACATGGACGACGGTTCTCCCATCCGACTCCGAGTGCAGATCAACGTGAGTGAG GGTAGCGCGGTGTTTGATTTCAGCGGCACGGGGCCCGAGGTGTTCGGCAACCTCAACGCGCCTCGGGCCATCACGCTGTCTGCGCTCATCTACTGCCTTCGCTGTCTGGTCGGCCGCGACATCCCACTCAACCAG ggCTGCCTGGCACCGGTGCGTGTTGTGATCCCTAAGGGCTCCATCCTGGACCCATCCCCAGAGGCGGCGGTGGTGGGCGGCAACGTGCTTACGTCGCAGCGGGTGGTGGACGTCATCCTGGGGGCCTTCGGGGCCTGCGCTGCTTCCCAG GGCTGCATGAAcaacgtgaccttgggcaacacCCACATGGGCTACTACGAGACGGTGGCGGGCGGCGCGGGCGCGGGCCCCGGCTGGCATGGGCGCAGCGGTGTGCACAGCCACATGACCAACACACGGATCACCGACCCCGAGATCCTGGAGAGCAG GTACCCAGTTATCCTGCGCCGCTTTGAACTGAGACTGGGGTCTGGGGGGCGCGGCCGCTTCCGGGGCGGCGATGGTGTTATCCGCGAGCTGCTTTTTCGTGAGGAGGCGCTACTGTCAGTGCTGACCGAGCGCCGCGCCTTCCAGCCTTACGGCCTTATGG GGGGTGAGCCCGGAACCCGTGGCCTAAACCTACTGATCCGGAAGGACGGCCGGATAGTGAATCTGGGTGGGAAGACCTCGGTGCTTGTGTCCCCCGGG GATGTGTTCTGTCTCCACACACCAGGCGGCGGGGGCTATGGGGACCCAGAGGACCCCGCCCCTCTGCCGGCGTCGCTCCTGCAGCCCCTAGCCTTCCCTGAGCGGGGCAGCGTCTATGAGTACCGCAGGGCCCAGGAGACTGTGTGA